The following coding sequences are from one Nonlabens arenilitoris window:
- a CDS encoding response regulator transcription factor translates to MANQILIVEDDLEIVDLLEIHMKDLNAEVESVNDGLSALEKAQHKDYDLILLDLSIPKLNGVEVCRELRKTKNTPIIMVTAKTEEIDKVLGLEIGADDYITKPFSIRELKARAKAVMRRSDAANQQTGDSKSTELDFGDLKVNIEMRRVTIEGKKIDLSPKEFDLLVLLANYPGRSYSRSELLDVIWGYNFSGYEHTVNSHINRLRAKIEPDMGNPIYILTTWGIGYRFNEDI, encoded by the coding sequence ATGGCAAATCAAATATTAATTGTAGAAGACGATCTAGAGATTGTGGACCTACTAGAGATACATATGAAAGACCTCAATGCTGAGGTCGAAAGTGTAAATGACGGATTAAGTGCATTAGAAAAAGCACAGCATAAAGATTATGATTTAATCTTGCTAGATTTATCGATACCTAAACTTAATGGTGTAGAAGTGTGTCGTGAGCTACGTAAAACTAAGAATACACCTATTATAATGGTTACCGCTAAAACAGAAGAAATTGATAAGGTACTAGGGCTAGAGATAGGTGCAGATGATTATATCACTAAGCCATTTTCTATACGTGAATTGAAAGCAAGAGCTAAAGCAGTAATGAGAAGAAGTGATGCTGCAAACCAGCAGACGGGTGACTCAAAATCTACAGAGTTAGATTTTGGAGATTTGAAAGTTAATATTGAAATGCGTAGAGTAACTATAGAAGGGAAGAAGATAGATCTTTCACCTAAAGAGTTTGACCTACTAGTATTACTGGCAAATTATCCAGGCCGTAGTTACAGTAGGTCAGAACTGCTGGATGTTATTTGGGGTTATAATTTTTCTGGATATGAGCATACTGTAAACTCACACATCAATAGGTTGCGTGCTAAAATCGAACCTGACATGGGAAATCCTATTTATATATTGACGACTTGGGGAATAGGTTACCGTTTTAATGAAGATATATAA
- a CDS encoding GLPGLI family protein — translation MRLILTFILTLVPFLMFCQIQVQYSVNFIFDKNPEFESPRQKAIYQRTVEPFIEIINNSDGILYACENQSYFSIHPNSKDSEISNILARVQIERSSWITNDSVAGNVDRKQMKLVIADYNNEAWNIEPNEKIIAGYKCFKATKNLVFKDSNVSDKTLEVWFTPDVPIKSGLRDATDLPGLILYYNDGQWEFTATGVKVLNECDIKIPELNEISFSESELEARNRLNEKRNRGR, via the coding sequence ATGAGACTGATTTTAACTTTCATACTAACTCTAGTTCCTTTTTTAATGTTTTGCCAGATACAGGTGCAATATTCTGTAAATTTTATTTTTGATAAAAATCCAGAATTTGAAAGCCCGAGGCAAAAGGCAATATATCAAAGAACTGTAGAACCTTTCATTGAGATAATTAATAACAGTGATGGCATTTTGTATGCATGTGAAAATCAGTCTTACTTCTCGATTCATCCTAATTCGAAAGATTCAGAGATTTCAAATATACTAGCTAGAGTTCAAATTGAAAGATCTAGCTGGATAACAAATGATTCTGTTGCGGGAAATGTTGATCGTAAGCAAATGAAACTTGTAATCGCTGATTATAATAATGAAGCTTGGAATATTGAACCTAATGAAAAGATAATAGCAGGATATAAATGCTTTAAGGCAACTAAAAATTTAGTTTTTAAAGATTCTAATGTATCAGACAAAACTTTAGAGGTATGGTTCACTCCTGATGTTCCAATAAAATCTGGGCTGAGAGATGCAACCGACTTACCGGGTTTAATTTTATATTATAATGACGGGCAATGGGAATTTACAGCAACAGGTGTTAAGGTTTTAAATGAATGTGATATTAAGATACCTGAGCTTAACGAAATTTCATTTTCTGAATCTGAATTGGAAGCGAGGAATCGATTAAATGAAAAGCGAAATCGTGGAAGGTAA
- a CDS encoding pirin family protein, which yields MKATVHRAEDRGYANHGWLEAKHSFSFASWYNPDKINFGALRVLNDDRIAGGAGFPKHPHNNMEIITIPLSGKLEHEDSMGNKAQIAAGEVQVMSAGIGVTHSEYNASQDEELKLFQIWIFPNKQNVVPRYDELKLNLEDRVNRLQQILSPIPDDDGVWIHQNAWMFMSNLYKDKEVKYSVNMKGNGVFVMVVSGEVVINNEILTARDAVAMEDFESFSVLSILDAEILFIEVPMSFQ from the coding sequence ATGAAAGCAACGGTGCATAGAGCTGAAGATAGAGGATATGCTAACCACGGATGGTTAGAAGCAAAACATAGTTTTAGTTTTGCTAGTTGGTATAATCCTGATAAAATTAATTTTGGTGCGCTACGTGTATTGAATGATGATCGTATTGCTGGCGGAGCCGGATTTCCAAAACATCCTCATAATAATATGGAAATCATAACTATTCCATTAAGTGGTAAATTAGAGCATGAAGATAGTATGGGGAATAAGGCGCAAATTGCAGCAGGAGAAGTTCAAGTAATGAGCGCTGGAATAGGTGTCACGCACTCTGAATATAATGCTTCACAAGATGAGGAATTGAAGTTATTTCAAATTTGGATTTTTCCAAATAAGCAAAATGTAGTTCCTAGGTACGATGAGCTTAAATTAAACCTAGAAGATAGAGTCAACAGGTTGCAACAAATATTATCGCCAATTCCTGATGATGATGGAGTTTGGATTCATCAAAATGCGTGGATGTTTATGAGTAATCTCTATAAAGATAAAGAAGTCAAATACAGCGTTAATATGAAAGGGAATGGAGTTTTTGTAATGGTGGTTAGTGGTGAAGTTGTCATTAATAATGAAATCCTAACGGCTAGAGATGCCGTTGCTATGGAGGATTTTGAGTCCTTTTCTGTTCTTTCAATTCTAGATGCAGAAATTTTATTTATAGAGGTGCCTATGTCTTTTCAATAG
- a CDS encoding multidrug effflux MFS transporter, whose amino-acid sequence MKVKQVDKENVSKGRKTSVILVLGTLIAIGPFSIDAYLPAFKQIAGDFKVDTSAIGFTLTTYFIGIGLGQLAYGPLMDRYGRRRPLIAGLILYITTSVLSAYAWDVSSLATLRFFTALGACAGMVASKAIVRDLFDDDKVAEVLSTLMLIMGIAPIIAPTIGGFIIEHYHWDMIFYGLAGFAALMLFNVVFILPESSKPNLATSLHPVPVLREYWTIYKDKAFFLFSTARGFVIGALLGYVAAAPFIFLDFFDMAQSDFAIIFGSNAAGLIAGSQINRFLLRRFTTFQITYTVSILLVVTTLLLVGHVSFFEPQFWVVYPLLFLMMTFIGFQNPNVTALALQPFTVRAGSASAFVGAVSMIFGSFASWFVSSYVTVSLLPLALMLAGCALLGYTAIETFRIKYARGYAFAKAYLKHPYVSLKRENS is encoded by the coding sequence GTGAAAGTTAAACAAGTAGATAAAGAAAACGTAAGTAAAGGAAGGAAAACCAGTGTCATATTAGTGTTAGGAACGCTGATAGCCATAGGACCATTTTCTATAGATGCCTATTTACCTGCTTTTAAACAAATTGCTGGAGACTTTAAGGTGGATACTAGTGCTATAGGTTTCACTTTAACGACTTATTTTATTGGGATAGGGTTAGGGCAACTTGCCTATGGTCCATTGATGGATCGGTATGGTAGACGTAGACCACTTATTGCTGGTTTAATTTTATATATCACAACTAGTGTTTTAAGTGCTTATGCATGGGATGTTTCTTCACTAGCAACCTTGCGCTTTTTTACAGCTTTAGGAGCTTGTGCAGGTATGGTAGCCAGTAAAGCAATTGTAAGAGATTTATTTGATGATGATAAAGTTGCTGAGGTGTTGAGTACCTTAATGCTTATCATGGGAATTGCACCTATTATAGCACCTACCATTGGTGGTTTTATTATAGAACATTATCACTGGGATATGATATTTTATGGACTAGCAGGTTTTGCAGCCTTAATGTTGTTTAACGTGGTTTTTATTCTTCCTGAAAGTTCTAAGCCTAACCTTGCGACTAGTTTGCATCCAGTTCCGGTATTGAGAGAATACTGGACTATTTATAAAGACAAAGCCTTTTTCTTATTTTCAACTGCTCGAGGTTTTGTGATAGGTGCTTTACTGGGTTATGTGGCGGCGGCACCATTTATTTTCTTGGACTTTTTTGACATGGCACAAAGTGATTTTGCGATCATCTTCGGTAGTAATGCTGCTGGGCTTATTGCAGGTAGCCAAATTAATCGATTCTTATTGAGACGTTTTACGACTTTTCAAATCACTTATACAGTCAGTATTTTGCTAGTCGTGACTACGTTACTTTTAGTAGGGCATGTTAGCTTCTTTGAACCCCAATTCTGGGTAGTGTATCCTTTATTATTTTTAATGATGACATTTATCGGGTTTCAAAATCCTAACGTTACAGCGCTTGCCTTACAACCATTTACGGTAAGAGCTGGTAGTGCTAGTGCTTTTGTTGGTGCGGTGAGTATGATTTTTGGTTCCTTTGCGAGCTGGTTTGTGTCTAGTTATGTAACCGTTTCATTATTGCCGCTAGCCTTAATGCTTGCAGGATGTGCATTGCTGGGATATACTGCGATAGAAACCTTTAGGATAAAATATGCTCGTGGTTACGCTTTCGCGAAAGCGTATTTAAAACATCCCTACGTGAGTTTAAAGAGAGAGAATAGTTAA
- a CDS encoding sensor histidine kinase produces the protein MNKQSTLTPKLVFKLWLALSLLILGMAACYILVTTYFSNQHHLATQQEINAPLAQHLIDEKFADASPFMEDGTVNKAVFGDLMHDMMAVNRSIEVYLLGIDGEVLHSVVLEHSPKEPALYVDTKPITDFIESDYKGFCLGDDPRDRSERKIFSVAPFENNGRNGYIYIILSGEAYQLASSNIFNKYIKSFGLGAIALTTFFTLLIGFVLIWFITKNLRTITQVARRFKEGDLNARIEDPEKTDVAVFAHTFNDMADTINANLEEIKSVDELRRQLIANVSHDLRTPLAVLKGYADTLQEKSSSLTEQEKNKYLNVISSNSDKLTNLVEQLFEYSKLEAKQIEPLMEQFSITDLCLDLVSKYDILAKKKNIDLSIAVKNNENILVYADISLIERALQNLIDNALKFTPDNGSIKVELEKSGEQCFVKVNDSGIGIAPEMQSSIFERFKQSSESFAKNGAGLGLAIVKKILDLHQSTITVMSKQNSGSSFKFNLPVA, from the coding sequence ATGAATAAGCAATCTACATTAACACCTAAACTAGTTTTTAAACTGTGGCTTGCCTTATCTCTATTGATTTTAGGGATGGCGGCCTGTTATATATTAGTGACTACCTATTTTTCTAATCAACATCATCTCGCAACTCAACAAGAGATAAATGCACCACTAGCGCAGCACTTAATTGACGAGAAATTTGCAGACGCCTCACCATTTATGGAAGATGGTACTGTAAATAAAGCGGTGTTTGGAGATTTAATGCATGATATGATGGCGGTAAATCGCAGTATTGAAGTTTATTTATTGGGCATCGATGGTGAAGTTTTACATTCGGTTGTTTTAGAACATAGTCCAAAGGAGCCAGCTCTATACGTGGACACTAAACCGATAACTGATTTTATTGAATCTGATTATAAGGGTTTTTGTTTAGGTGATGATCCAAGGGATCGATCAGAGCGTAAGATTTTTTCTGTGGCTCCTTTTGAAAATAACGGCAGAAATGGATACATATATATAATACTCTCAGGAGAAGCATATCAGCTTGCTAGTAGTAATATATTTAATAAGTACATAAAGAGTTTTGGTCTAGGAGCAATTGCATTGACTACATTTTTTACTCTATTGATAGGTTTTGTCTTGATCTGGTTTATCACAAAAAACTTACGAACGATTACTCAAGTAGCTCGTAGGTTTAAGGAAGGAGATCTTAATGCGAGAATAGAAGATCCAGAAAAAACCGATGTTGCTGTTTTTGCCCATACTTTTAATGATATGGCAGATACGATAAACGCTAACCTAGAAGAAATAAAATCAGTTGATGAATTGCGCAGGCAGTTAATTGCAAATGTTTCCCATGATTTAAGAACTCCACTTGCCGTATTAAAAGGATATGCTGACACTTTACAAGAAAAATCGAGCAGCTTAACAGAACAGGAGAAAAATAAATACTTAAATGTGATAAGCTCTAACAGTGACAAGCTTACTAATTTGGTCGAACAATTATTTGAGTATTCTAAACTAGAAGCAAAGCAAATAGAACCTTTAATGGAGCAATTTTCAATAACGGATTTGTGTCTGGATTTAGTTTCTAAATATGATATCCTGGCTAAAAAGAAGAATATAGACCTTAGTATCGCGGTGAAAAACAATGAAAATATATTAGTCTATGCAGATATTAGTCTCATTGAGCGTGCTTTACAAAACTTAATTGATAATGCCTTAAAATTCACACCGGATAATGGTTCCATAAAAGTGGAGTTAGAAAAGTCTGGTGAGCAATGCTTTGTTAAAGTTAACGATTCAGGAATAGGTATAGCACCCGAGATGCAATCTAGCATCTTTGAACGTTTTAAACAGTCTAGTGAAAGTTTTGCTAAAAATGGTGCAGGATTAGGGCTAGCTATCGTGAAAAAAATTCTTGATTTACATCAGTCCACTATTACTGTTATGAGTAAGCAAAATTCAGGTAGCAGCTTTAAATTTAATCTTCCGGTAGCTTAA
- a CDS encoding GTP-binding protein, which produces MQLNNTMILRPRFTVSLNCDISIVNNQFKKAKLNRRDYKVYFSDRHIFIRFSKLHQHFWSPQLHLELQENDMTTEIRSLYGPNPIVWTMFMFLNFVIAILFLGTIIWGYAMITTHRDVNPAIVSALVLILIWLSFYFAGRFGKKKANKQMYQLKAFFNSIIESIEKT; this is translated from the coding sequence ATGCAACTAAACAATACTATGATATTAAGACCTCGGTTTACAGTATCTTTAAATTGTGATATATCTATAGTAAATAACCAATTTAAAAAAGCAAAACTCAATAGAAGAGACTACAAGGTTTATTTTAGTGATCGGCATATCTTTATTAGATTTTCAAAATTACATCAACATTTTTGGTCGCCACAATTACATTTAGAATTACAAGAAAACGATATGACAACAGAAATACGCAGCCTATATGGACCTAACCCTATTGTATGGACTATGTTTATGTTTTTAAATTTTGTAATAGCAATACTATTCTTAGGCACTATAATTTGGGGATATGCTATGATAACAACGCACAGAGACGTAAATCCAGCTATCGTATCAGCCTTAGTGTTAATCCTTATATGGTTATCCTTTTATTTTGCTGGTCGATTTGGAAAGAAAAAGGCTAACAAACAAATGTATCAACTCAAAGCATTTTTCAATTCTATTATTGAATCTATTGAAAAGACATAG
- a CDS encoding carboxypeptidase-like regulatory domain-containing protein yields MNIGFHHKYIIILPAFLLVFLSNGQSNVKLNGVVLDSLGNPVASATIVAKGIDVKDFKYTTGDLDGLYDIMLKQSIDYQLSIRSIGYTTITDTLNLEKGEFRKYILKNSTESLDSILINARAPILQKGDTTSYRVEYFLTGEERKARDILEKLPGVEVDARGNVMVDGKDVTVLMVDGKVFFSGDEKLGVNNIPSDVIDEIEIVQNYNPIPFMKDLNESEQVALNIKLKADKQNFIFGDLGIGAGYEAYNAHGNLFYYSKKLGLNVISGASNDGQRVFTAQDYVDFEGGNSLLLNDAEKYFSLLNSSIANYLNRDDFKENSNIVGAINAVSEVSPRSTVSAYSIWLNDDSYFSSLSERIYPFQQLEESLENTSDVSALLGLTKVKWQYRKTTSNYWDFSGLFKTSFSDATSNLNSNSNTGNSRFTNSVSDINNYDIEIEANHNAQWNKKSFVQWENKFSNSKNENIVEWNFNEPVFSDLIDYQGDATNLFLNQSTKRQRTSLSSNFDYFWNFKRGFQLNPKAIISFERENYQTIDGELINSVFTSFQNNGFNNDLDFNSTTYGVGSDFFFKNDYHSIRFGFMVNQYIYSSANFSEASLEQNPFRILPQVNYKLSLSKNRKISFDYSTKVYVPSSTLLANRFRLTNYNTVVAGDNMISDQYLHSLSLRYSSGTRASKHLFNSSLNYSYRSRAVTTFRDLNSVDQILRYTLLDAPNQNTSFSMNSTHLVNKWRFVLKPSYQISSSNNILNGDLIDVNLKRFRYDIKAISNYKKFVNFELSFNQNFNWYQGFNDNRFRNTSFDIGLKHDFNELLIASFNYNQTYFKNLDRKDSRSFGLLDFNINYRPAKSSWSFDLNAMNLIDTASKSDSSFSDIIVSQNDTFIVPFRFVFKTIYNF; encoded by the coding sequence ATGAATATAGGTTTCCATCATAAATATATTATTATTTTACCAGCATTTTTGCTGGTATTTTTGTCTAATGGTCAAAGTAATGTAAAACTTAATGGTGTAGTATTAGATAGTCTAGGTAATCCAGTTGCTAGCGCCACAATAGTTGCAAAAGGAATAGATGTAAAAGATTTTAAATACACAACAGGTGATTTAGATGGGTTATATGATATAATGTTGAAGCAATCTATTGACTATCAATTGTCAATTAGATCTATTGGTTATACAACTATTACTGATACTTTGAATTTAGAAAAAGGTGAATTTAGAAAGTACATACTTAAAAACAGCACCGAATCTTTAGATAGTATCTTGATAAATGCAAGAGCACCTATCTTACAAAAAGGAGATACAACCTCATATCGTGTGGAGTATTTTTTAACTGGAGAAGAACGTAAAGCAAGAGATATATTAGAAAAGCTACCAGGAGTTGAGGTTGATGCTAGAGGTAATGTAATGGTTGATGGTAAAGATGTAACTGTTTTAATGGTAGATGGTAAGGTTTTCTTTTCCGGAGATGAAAAGTTGGGTGTTAATAATATTCCGTCAGATGTTATCGATGAGATAGAGATTGTTCAAAATTATAATCCTATCCCTTTTATGAAAGATCTTAATGAATCTGAGCAAGTCGCATTGAATATCAAGTTAAAAGCAGATAAGCAAAATTTTATATTTGGGGATTTAGGTATAGGTGCAGGCTATGAAGCTTATAATGCTCATGGAAATTTATTCTATTATTCTAAAAAATTGGGTCTAAATGTAATCAGTGGAGCTAGTAATGATGGACAAAGAGTATTTACAGCTCAAGATTATGTAGATTTTGAAGGAGGAAACTCATTGTTACTTAATGATGCAGAGAAATATTTTAGTTTATTAAATTCCAGCATTGCAAATTATTTGAATAGAGATGATTTTAAAGAAAATAGCAATATTGTAGGAGCTATTAATGCAGTTAGTGAAGTAAGTCCTAGATCTACTGTTTCTGCTTACAGCATTTGGTTAAACGATGACTCCTATTTTTCTTCTCTATCTGAAAGAATTTACCCATTTCAACAACTTGAAGAATCCTTAGAGAATACGAGTGATGTTTCTGCTTTGCTCGGTCTTACCAAAGTAAAATGGCAGTACCGTAAAACGACAAGTAATTACTGGGATTTTAGTGGTTTGTTTAAAACATCTTTTTCTGATGCAACTTCAAATTTAAACTCAAATAGTAATACTGGTAATAGCCGATTTACTAACAGTGTGTCTGATATTAATAATTATGATATAGAGATAGAAGCAAATCATAATGCACAATGGAATAAAAAATCTTTTGTTCAGTGGGAAAATAAGTTTTCAAATAGTAAAAATGAAAACATAGTGGAATGGAATTTTAATGAACCAGTGTTCTCAGATTTGATAGACTATCAAGGTGATGCCACCAATTTATTTTTGAATCAAAGTACAAAAAGGCAAAGAACATCATTAAGCTCAAATTTTGATTATTTCTGGAATTTTAAAAGAGGTTTTCAATTGAATCCAAAAGCCATTATTTCATTTGAAAGAGAAAATTATCAAACTATAGATGGCGAGTTGATAAATTCAGTTTTTACTTCTTTTCAAAATAATGGATTTAATAATGATTTAGATTTTAACTCTACTACTTATGGAGTAGGTTCAGATTTTTTCTTTAAGAATGATTATCATTCTATACGATTTGGCTTCATGGTTAATCAATATATCTATAGTTCTGCAAATTTCAGTGAAGCAAGTTTAGAGCAAAACCCTTTTAGAATATTACCTCAGGTAAACTATAAATTATCTCTGTCCAAAAATCGCAAGATTTCATTTGATTATTCAACTAAAGTTTATGTGCCATCCAGTACTTTACTAGCTAATCGATTTAGATTGACTAACTATAATACTGTAGTTGCTGGAGATAATATGATTTCTGATCAGTACTTGCATAGTTTGAGTTTAAGGTATTCAAGTGGTACAAGAGCTTCAAAACATTTATTTAATAGTTCATTGAATTATAGTTATAGAAGCAGAGCTGTTACAACGTTTAGAGATTTGAATTCTGTAGATCAGATATTAAGATACACTCTTTTAGATGCGCCTAATCAAAACACGTCTTTCAGTATGAATTCAACTCATTTAGTAAATAAGTGGAGATTTGTTTTAAAGCCTAGTTATCAAATTTCAAGCTCTAATAATATTTTGAATGGTGATCTTATTGATGTTAATTTAAAAAGATTTAGGTATGATATTAAAGCAATATCTAACTATAAGAAATTTGTAAATTTTGAATTATCGTTCAACCAAAATTTTAATTGGTATCAAGGCTTTAACGATAATAGGTTCAGAAATACATCTTTTGATATTGGGCTAAAACATGATTTCAATGAATTGTTAATTGCCAGTTTTAATTATAATCAAACTTACTTTAAGAATCTCGATAGGAAGGATTCAAGAAGCTTTGGTCTCCTAGATTTCAATATTAATTATAGACCTGCAAAGTCTTCTTGGTCATTTGATTTAAATGCTATGAATTTAATTGATACAGCTTCTAAAAGCGATTCCAGTTTTTCGGATATTATTGTAAGTCAAAATGATACTTTCATTGTTCCATTTAGGTTTGTTTTTAAAACTATATATAATTTTTAG
- a CDS encoding selenophosphate synthetase, whose product MKKTITLLLITIAIYSCKNAENKEEKKALSNTEQVAQAAGFDNWDAIKEVKFTFSVGKMGRNLYDRNWTWNRQTGDVTLIASPDTVHYNRRQPMDSIQTSADRAFVNDIYWLLPEFKFITDSGTKIVEKSNAVAPISKDTLDMFTIVYSNDGGYTPGDAYDVYYDKKHNLREWVYRQQNDTAIGMMTTFEKFDTINGIKVATDHRTPDRMTRIYLTNIEFNK is encoded by the coding sequence ATGAAAAAGACGATTACCCTTCTATTAATAACTATCGCAATCTACAGTTGTAAAAACGCTGAAAATAAGGAAGAAAAAAAGGCCCTTTCTAATACAGAACAAGTCGCTCAAGCAGCAGGATTTGATAATTGGGACGCTATTAAAGAAGTGAAGTTCACCTTTTCAGTTGGTAAAATGGGACGTAATTTATATGACCGTAACTGGACGTGGAATCGCCAAACAGGTGACGTAACTCTTATCGCATCACCAGACACCGTACATTATAATCGCCGTCAACCTATGGATTCTATACAAACCAGTGCAGACCGAGCTTTTGTTAATGACATTTACTGGCTATTACCAGAATTTAAATTCATCACAGATAGTGGTACAAAAATCGTTGAAAAGAGCAACGCTGTCGCGCCTATTTCAAAAGACACACTAGATATGTTTACCATTGTGTATAGCAATGATGGTGGTTACACACCTGGTGACGCATATGATGTTTATTATGATAAAAAGCATAACTTGAGAGAATGGGTTTATAGACAGCAAAATGATACAGCAATAGGAATGATGACCACATTTGAAAAATTTGATACCATTAACGGTATAAAAGTAGCAACAGACCACCGCACGCCAGACCGCATGACACGCATATATTTAACTAACATAGAATTCAATAAGTAA
- a CDS encoding anti-sigma factor domain-containing protein encodes MKKYLALLAAATLTFTSCSNDDDNTGNIATKNLTLDLQGLEDLGSGFAYEGWVMVNGSPVTTGVFTVDATGNLSQTSFAVDAATLDAATAFILTIEPSPDPDPAPADSKYIAGEFNNNTASLSTNFGPAPGDFSMASGSFFLRTPTDEPAGTANNGNDTSGVWFGLPGMPPTADFNLPTLPAGWVYEGWVVGDAGALSTGTFTDFSSTDSGNGFSGTQNNAGPPVPGEDFFNNLPMGESLPFSVVGRNVVITVEPVPDNSPAPFTLKPLAAIAGPDTAPNSQSFNNNVTVSFPTGNVTK; translated from the coding sequence ATGAAAAAGTATTTAGCACTATTAGCAGCAGCTACGCTAACATTTACTAGCTGTAGCAACGATGACGATAACACCGGTAATATAGCCACAAAAAATTTAACTCTCGATTTACAAGGTCTAGAAGATCTAGGATCAGGATTTGCTTATGAAGGATGGGTAATGGTAAATGGCTCTCCTGTTACCACAGGTGTTTTCACCGTTGACGCAACAGGTAATTTAAGTCAGACCTCATTTGCGGTAGACGCAGCAACATTAGATGCGGCAACCGCTTTTATCTTAACTATTGAGCCTAGTCCAGATCCAGACCCAGCACCGGCAGACTCAAAATACATCGCGGGAGAATTCAATAATAATACTGCTAGTCTATCAACAAATTTTGGACCAGCACCAGGTGATTTCAGTATGGCCAGCGGTAGTTTCTTTTTAAGAACTCCTACAGATGAGCCAGCAGGAACAGCAAATAATGGAAACGATACTAGCGGTGTGTGGTTTGGATTACCAGGCATGCCACCAACGGCAGATTTTAATCTACCTACACTACCAGCGGGATGGGTATATGAAGGTTGGGTCGTGGGCGATGCTGGAGCACTTTCTACAGGTACGTTTACAGACTTCTCATCAACAGACTCTGGTAATGGATTTTCAGGGACTCAAAACAATGCAGGACCACCAGTACCAGGAGAAGACTTTTTCAACAACCTTCCTATGGGTGAATCATTACCATTTAGTGTAGTCGGCCGTAATGTAGTAATTACTGTAGAGCCTGTACCAGATAATTCTCCAGCACCTTTTACATTAAAGCCACTTGCAGCAATTGCTGGACCAGATACTGCTCCTAACTCACAATCTTTCAATAATAATGTTACCGTTTCATTCCCTACAGGAAACGTAACTAAATAA